One region of Quercus lobata isolate SW786 chromosome 2, ValleyOak3.0 Primary Assembly, whole genome shotgun sequence genomic DNA includes:
- the LOC115976941 gene encoding uncharacterized protein LOC115976941 codes for MVHTRFTSLLLGLLFVMHALRNSSAYSHPGEEGLEATRKNFGVQKGLLDGVNTAGLKKIGLGGRKMAVHKVLMSKEIEKQDVTTSEISGKDSEASKKPLDCSQYKVNVQNNLNKLEPKSSKSASFRIPRSKPAEPQNSQDSKAASTKASLESSSRSDNKPASLETNHTSHEARWLLQATKEIVNLMHKDYKGMGRRKPPINNHEPWH; via the exons CACACAAGGTTTACGAGTCTTTTACTAGGGCTTCTCTTTGTCATGCATGCCCTTAGGAACTCTTCTGCATACTCTCATCCAG GTGAAGAAGGGCTTGAGGCTAcaagaaaaaattttggggttcaAAAG GGGCTTCTGGATGGTGTTAACACTGCTGGTTTGAAGAAAATAGGGCTTGGAGGAAGGAAAATGGCAGTCCACAAAGTGCTGATGAGCAAAGAGATTGAGAAGCAAGATGTCACTACTTCAGAGATTTCAG GAAAGGACAGTGAAGCCTCAAAGAAGCCTCTTGACTGCTCTCAATATAAAGTGAATgttcag AACAATTTGAACAAGTTGGAGCCAAAGTCATCGAAGTCTGCAAGCTTCAGAATTCCTAGGAGTAAGCCGGCTGAACCTCAAAACTCTCAAGATTCCAAGGCAGCTTCAACCAAAGCCAGCTTGGAGAGTTCCTCAAGGTCTGACAATAAGCCAGCCTCTCTAGAAACGAACCATACTTCTCATGAAGCTCGATGGCTTCTTCAGGCAACCAAAGAGATTGTGAACCTGATGCACAAGGATTATAAGGGAATGGGTCGCCGTAAACCACCCATCAATAACCACGAGCCTTGGCATTGA